From one Eucalyptus grandis isolate ANBG69807.140 chromosome 9, ASM1654582v1, whole genome shotgun sequence genomic stretch:
- the LOC108960866 gene encoding uncharacterized protein LOC108960866, translated as MWPSMRLASSDFKPVEMGVAKLMVFGDSALIILQTVGEWKTKDAKLLPYHEYLEDLVKEFEEISFEYLPRSHNQFADALATLSSMLQVTDGLEVEPLKIEVLPKPASCMIITEEPDGKPWYYDIMNYIKRQEFPKGSTPSDRKYITKMASKFFVGGENLYKRSYDSVLLRCVDATKATQIMQEVHEGICGPHMNGHMMAKKIMRLGYYWLTLESDCIKHVRSCHRCRSMAIR; from the coding sequence atgtggCCGAGTATGAGGCTTGCATCCTCGGACTTCAAGCCTGTCGAGATGGGTGTGGCCAAGTTAATGGTATTTGGAGATTCGGCACTGATCATATTACAGACAGTAGGTGAGTGGAAGACCAAGGATGCCAAGTTGCTCCCGTACCACGAGTACTTAGAAGATCTGGTAAAGGAGTTTGaagaaatttcatttgaatacttgccaaggtctcataatcaatttgcgGATGCACTCGCGACTTTGTCATCTATGTTACAAGTCACTGATGGGTTAGAGGTTGAGCCTTTGAAGATAGAGGTGTTGCCGAAGCCGGCTTCTTGTATGATTATAACGGAAGAACCCGATGGAAAACCgtggtattacgatatcatgaactacATTAAAAGGCAGGAATTTCCCAAAGGAAGCACTCCTTCCGATAGGAAGTACATCACGAAGATGGCCTCAAAATTCTTCGTCGGTGgtgagaatttgtacaagagatcCTATGATTCAGTTTTGTTACGGTGTGTGGATGCAACCaaagccactcaaatcatgcaagaagtgcacGAAGGAATATGTGGTCCTcatatgaatgggcacatgatggccaagaagattatgagattaggCTACTATTGGCTCACACTAGAAAGTGACTGCATCAAGCATGTACGGAGTTGTCATCGTTGCCGATCCATGGcgataagataa